A region of the Arachis hypogaea cultivar Tifrunner chromosome 15, arahy.Tifrunner.gnm2.J5K5, whole genome shotgun sequence genome:
GAAGTTTGAGGACCCACCAACAAATTTTCCTGTCACTAACTCAAGTGGAGATAGGCTGCTCTACTAGGCCCTCCTTCTCTTTGCAAGAATCAAACTTCACTGTAGGTAAGCTCTTAGTCATCATATCTAAACCATTATCATTagtatggatcttctcaagtgcatatgaATTCATCTCAAGCGTttgacgtatccaatgatacctcacctctTTGTACTTCGATCTAGAATGAAACGTCGGATTCTTACTGAGATGGATAGCACTTTGACTGttataaaataacataaacttCTCTTGAatgatgcctaactcttgtagaaatttcttcatccacaagagttcTTTAGAAGCTTCAACAACAGCAATTATTCTGTctctgtagtagacaaagcaacacaaTTCTGAAGTCGAGATTGCCACGACACAGTTCTCCCTacaaaagtcatcatataaccagaTGTAGACTTTCTTAAATCAAGATTCCCAACCATATTCgcatctgtgtaaccatccaacacaggttggccactcccaaaacataaacaaactctggaagtaccattaaggtatTTGAGAATTCACTTTACTGCTTgtcaggattagagagaaactgacTAACAACTCCAACAGCATGAGCAATATCTAGCCTGATgcaaaccatagcatacatcaaactgccaatcgcagatgcatatggaatcttcttcatttctgctttttctttctcacttgtaggacattgcCGCGAACTCAActtgaaatgactagcaagtggagtactaacaggtttggaattactcatgctaaacctctctaaaaccttTTTAATATATTTCTGCTGTGACAACCACAGTTTAACATTCTTCCTAtcacgagtgatactcatgccaaTGATTTTATTTGCAGGACTCAAATCCTTCATAGAAAAGGATCTGTTCAAGTCTTTTttaagactttcaatcttcttagtgtcatgaccaacaatcaacatgtcatcaacataaagcaagagaattataaaatcaccatcagagaattttttaacatacacacaatgattagaagaagtcttactatacccatgaccttccatgaaggaatcaaacttcgtGTACCACTACCTTAGCacttgcttcaacccatataagctcttcttcaacttgcataaATGTGCTCCTTTCCTTTAGCCTCGAAACCCTctggttgctccatataaatttctttatctatgtcaccATAAAGGAATGCAGTCTTGACATCAAGCTGCTCAATCTCTAAATTCAAGATAGCCGCCAATCcaagcacaactcgaatagaggacatcttcacaactggagagaaaatctcctcaaaatcaatacctttcttttgctcaaaACCTTTCACAACCAATCGAGCTTTGTACCTTGGCAGTAAGACATTTTCATCCGCTTTTAATTTGAACACCtatttattcttgaatgctctcttacccTTTGGTAGCATCACCAATTCAAACATATGATTCTCATGCaagaattttatttcttcttgcatggccttcaaccaatATTTCTTATGCTCATCAGACATAGCTTCCTGGTAGCTCTCTGTCTCCCCAGTCTCAGTGTCCATCGTATACTTATGAGGAGAGTATTTCTGAGAGGGGTGACGCTCTCTAGTATATCTTCTCAATTCAGGCTCAACTGGTGGTTCAGGTGGAACTATAACATCTGGTGAAACTTCTGCATCTAGCACCTCAGGTTAAGGTGTaggttcatcatgcaaatcatcactatcattatcaacttgtacatctcccCCATCAATAGGAGGTCTAGTGAAAGGACCAGGTTCATCATCAGCAGAATGTCAAACAGTTATTGTTGGCTTATCTGTTTTTTTAAGATCTTCAATATTCTGGTcttcaaaaaaaaatcacatcttGCCTTCTAATTATTTTCTTGCTCACCAAATTCCATAATCTATAACCAAAGTCTTCGTAACCATAACTCATGAAGATACACTGCTTTGACATTCCATCAAGTTTGgacctttcatctcttggaatgCGATCAAAAGCCCTACAGCTGAACACTCGcaagtgactataggagacatcttttttctctccaaaatttttcTGGAACATCACTATTTAGTGGAACTgaaggagaaaggttgatcagatctactgcagtcctcatcacttcaccccaaaaggatttaggcAACTTTGTATGAGAGAGCATACACTCGACTCTATCATTGATAGTATGATTCATTCTCTCTGCAACTCCATTATGTTGGGAATCTTATGAACCATCTTCTCAAACTTGATCCCATGTcctttacaatactcttcaaaCAGACCCCctgtattcaccaccattatctgctTGAACACATTTTAGTTTCTTTCCTGTTTCTCTTTCACTACTTGCATGAAAGTATTTGAAGATACCGAACAcctggtctttagatttcaaaacaaaagcccacactttttgagaataatcatcaataaaagtaacaaagtaTGATGCATCGTCTAGTGTATGTCTTAGCATCCATGTGCAAAcatcagtgtgaactaaatctagaacatgtgaggtccagaaatatgaaatgatactctagcatgcttTCCAATAAAACAATGAGTATACTtatttaaagttgtacctttTCACGGAAAGTGAGTGCTTTTTGGCTAAGATGCTTAGTCCTTTCtcgctcaagtgaccaagacgtatatgccacaaattagaagaggaatcatcagctACACTCACCtcttctttgcacaactttgGTTGCAACCGGTAGAGAGTAATGAGACTATTGTCTTCTTTAGCAACAATGAGAGTCCCTTTGGTAATCTTGCATTTTTCACTACCAAAGGAAGTGTAATACCCCTCTTGATCCAATGTCTTCACTGAAATAAGATTGAACTGCATCTCTGGCGcatgcctaacattcttcaactACAACTTACATCCCATGTTGGTTTCAAGCCATATATCACTCATACCAATGATATCACATATACTCCTTTATCCCcaatttgatcttgccaaaatttcTAGCAATATAGGAAGTGAAAAATTTATGCCTCGAagtgacatgacatgaggcaccaGAGTCCATAATCCAAGTAGAATTATCATAGacaagattcacataattttcatcatatgtgataagaacatcttcataaacaatagcggcagtttctttatctttatctttatctttgtcttcgtttcttttccttgattattctcttttcaagaacctacaataccGCTTGATATGTCCCAGCTTACCACAATGATGACAAATAAACTCCTTTCTTGGCTTGTACTTTTCTCTTGACTTGCTTCGACTCTCTGGCTTGTTAGAACTGTgaggttttctactttgacttctcccCCGTGACTCTGAAACAAGTGCTTCAGACTAGGAAGTGGCATTAATCAATGCTCGCTCTCTTCTTCTTTCAACATActctctttaaccattgctaTAACGTCAACTTTCCATTTGGAGTTGAGTTAGTCAGTGTGACAACCAGAACTTCCTAACTATCAGGCAaagagctcaacaacaacaaatCTTGTAACTTATCATTCAAAGTGATTTTATTATTTGTCAATTGATTCACCGTCTCCTGAAAAATGTTAAGTGCTCCggcattgatttaccttcaatatacttcatattgacaagcttcctattcaagaatgctttgttttgcatattcttcctctcatataactccttcaatttcttCTACATCTTCTCGGCATTTGTTTCGGTGTCAACATATGGATACACGTTAAGATCAagccattgcctaatcaaagcaactgccttccAATTCAGCCTTTTCTATTCAATATCGAATTTGGTACCTTTAGATTTATCCCCCTCCACAGGATCATACAAGTCCTTACTATACAACATATCTTCCATGAGGGTCttccaaataaaataattttgggaATTCAATTTGACCATATTTGGTCCATGAGTATTTTTCTCGATTTAATCAGCACAGAGATAAACAACCAGAGCTCTAGATACCACTTTGTAGAAAAAATTGAGGTTCAATaagaacctgtctaacagcgAAAGCACCAAAAACTAATTTTCTCACGATCTGTGTGATTAAATAGGtaataccaaagatactccaagcagcaaatataatgacagaaattaaataattaaacacCAGAATTTTATTGTGGAAAAACtcccaaaagagggacaaaaaatccACAGGACCTAGTCCAGTAAAATCTTCTACTATCAAAATAATGGGTATACAATCAGTCTTTCTAGTGgcactagggcatctcaacaatcaacaaaatacatcatcaaaactgatggaatcaacataaatccTCCACAAAGTGGATATCTCAAATCAgataaaagaaaagataatacAACTAGCAAGTTGTATCTTAGcgttcatctctacaccaggattaacatactaaaatttcataagaaataaaGCAAGTTTACCGATTTAATCAGATCAAAATGACATGTCAATTTCtcctaatttttcttcttttctccgtCGAAGCTCTCTGCTtcgtttctttctttcaaaagagTGAGAGTTCATAATCTCTCTCTCCTTCcgtactttattttgttttattttattttattttttgttttttttttaagttgtgtggTCCCATTTGAGGTTTGAGATCCACCAACAATATTAACTAATGTCTTTGGCGTTATGTGATCGACATATGAATTTTGCATACATATTTAGTAGATGAAAAAGATTCGTACAAGattcaagagtccttagagaTATTATTTTACATTATAATAATCTCAAGATACTGATTGATATATCAAATAGTTAACTTTTAAGTAACAAAaacatttcaaaatttttagtttatataAATTCTTTAATCCTCATCATTTATTTCTTTCAATTTAtaagaaattattatttaatagagattggttatattaattataaaaaatttctagCATCATATAGAAATATGTGCTTAGATTGAAAGGATATGTGTTGGAATACTTACAACTTCAGGAGTAATTTAacgaaaaataatgaaaaactaGCATGATGTAATTTTTTTAGTTCGAAAATATTTATGatgcaattaaaattttaaataattttttaggtaCAAATgaccaaatttttaaaaactatttgAGTTTAACTTTGTAGAAAGATATTGACAAGATTTTCTATCCATAATAAATGATGAATAGCCTAGATGGGCAGACATGAATTGCCATACTGAAATCAAAGTTCAAATCTTTATGGCAGCAAGATCTATATAAAGTCATGACATGACGCAGCTAATTGGTtgtttaaaatttctaatttatcATAAACACGAATAGAAAATTAGGTGTATCTAATTCAGGGCACATTAAAGAATGTTTCACGAATTATGTTACGGCTAATAATAATATCTTCTTGTTGTAATAAATTGTTTATGTCTAATAATACAGGTAATGTCTAATATTctagtaaaaaatttaaactatttaAATCTCCCTAATTTATTGAATATTTAGCCTAAAAGAAATCTAATTTCTCTTGttaaaatattagatatatatattGTTAGGAATATTTGTTTGAAtatttccttttcttatttttacaagtgttctgTATTAATTAATGTTGCAGTTATCAATCCTTGGGCCAGATATGACATAACTTCGCCTACCGACACAATCTCCCAATCACTAAATTCCAAAAACTCAAATTTTGATGCCAAGTCTTGGTGCAGGTCCAGCAGTACAAATTCATAAGATAGAAAAAGAGATAGATCTTGCATGAGCTGTTTCATCTATGAAAGTATCCATAACTTAGTAAAATGTTAGCAAACATATTTGAAGATGAATATATATTTCAGTCCTAGATAAAGGGAAAGAAATGATAAAAGACGAGAAAATTGCACTTACGTATCGAGATTAAAGTGTCTTAAAGCTTAAGTGAGAGAGAATTTCAAGTACAATAATGAAAATCTATAATTTACATATTAGATAGTGTATTGTcaaattattaaaagtaattaattttaaatttattatttaaaaatgtatttattatattaatttaattgaataattgactaaaattttttatattattgacatatcaaaatttttatttaaaaaaaagtccaAAACAGATAGAAAGTAACTACACTTATATAGGAAGCACATATATACCCCCAGGTAATTAATTGCATTCTATTATGCGTAGGGCCCTATGGGAACGTAACTACACTTGTATGGTTATATAAATATAATGCaccaaaaatataaaagtatataattatatatagatgaAAGATTGGAGTAGcggatattttttctttttagtatAATCGTTTATAGTTGAAGTTTTGAGTATaagagaatttaattttgatgtattaatagtgtaaaatattttatatatagtataattatatatgtttttttagataattatttatgtagataataaaaataatagttatttttaatgatataatactatgtaatttaatacatatataaaaatagTTTACACTAACcgcacattaaaattaaattaaaaaaattataccctatatatatctatttttccaaaaaattaaaaagtaattaattaactATATATATTTGCAAATTTGACAAAAGTTATATTAGCACTTTTAAGTTTGATATTGTTATTTTTTGTAtgattttcttaaattttatattctttttcattttcatttttttacttttttacaataaaaagaatttattgtaatttaaaaaTGACATATAAtagaagaataattaaaaaatagtaatattcACTTCCATAAAGATAGTGTCGGCTAAAAGATTGAGAAGCTAAGAACAATAATATTCGTTACGTTGTTTTCATTATTAAACTAAGTCCCGTAGATATTTTTCTTGTGTGGCTACTGAGGAAGGTGGGTAAAAAATTGAAgattatagttaattatttaaaaaattgtgtACTGTAcaagatgtttttattttttattttttttttttggttataaaAAAGTACAATCATCACTCTTCATTTAAGATTATTCTTCACCTTAAAGTCTTAAAAACATTATCTCATATAATATATGTGTATATGTTATACCAtcacaaaaaattatcaaaatagcTACTAATTTTAgcgataaaaaaaattagttgctAATAGCGACTGATTTAACGATCGATATAAAATTTTTATGACCATAAAAAAATTGGTCGTTTAGCAACCAACAAAATTGGTAACTAATAGTAACCGAATTAATGACcgctaaatttattatataaccaGAATAAAGTTGGTCGCTAAATCGatcgctattttttaatttagtgaccaaattagcaacaaaaacaagaGAAATAACGTCTTTAAGATTCTTGGTCACAAAATCAGTCGCTATTTTTAATTTAGCAACCGATTTTGCAACCaataaaaaaacagaatgaaaaattgCTTGGTTGCTAATTCGATCACGAAGGCAATGGTCGTTAAATCGATTGCTAATTGTTAAGATAATGACCGATTTTAGCGACCaacaaaatcagtcactaataacAATCGATTTAGCGACCATTGTTTTAACTGAAATTGATCGCTATTTTTTAATTAGCGATCAAAATTTTAACGACCACCAAAATCAGTCGCTAAATCGATCGTTATTCTAGTAATTTCTTGTAGTGTACACCTTCTTGTACATTTGCACTGCATCTTATTATTAATGTTAGACCATTTCATTAGTAATGATAAATCATCATcatcgttattattattattattattgtgtggTGGGCTGCTATGATATAAGACAAAACTCTGCTATTTCCCTACTATATAGATTATTATAGTACACATCAAAAAATTATGATGATGGTATTATTATAAATAGATAATGATACCGTACCGTGGCGAAATGATACTCACACTATGAGTCTATGATAGTGAGTCACTCGTGTTATgagaaaattctttaaaattcattaaaatcatatatattgtaTTTGTTTTGGGTAGTTAATGTTAGGGAATggattttctctaatttttttaatatttgataaaatacagtgtgattttttatttttaattatataagtgggaccaaaaataaataaaagagagaataatAAACGGTTAGATTAAACACTAAATAccatctagttttttttttcactgaaaAAGATCTACTTTCATTAATATTAAGATACAGGACTAGTATAAAAAGTCAACGATCCGAAGGTCCTACACCTGGTATTGTTATTAATACTACGTTTATTCATGCAAGAACATATCTTAAATGCACCAAATTGAATCTAGTATATCATGCCCATGTATTAATATGCCACACAgtgataaattaaaagaaaaattattagaAGAAACAATATATATAAAGTAATGCATAAAATAATagttacataaatttttttatgggGCATATATATACCtacatgcatatatataatatactacTTATATATTACCgatgcttttttttttgttttaatttcaatcgAGGGCATATGCCCTCGAAAGCTAATATATGGATCTgtaatgataaaaatataatagacatatataatttgataataagaaataatgaatttGAACTCACAAAAACATGTTTAATAATGAGCAACTTGCATAACATTTTTCTATATAATTAGTGATTTTAGAACATGTTTTGAGTATGATATAAGATGATATCGGTGTCAAATTTGTCCAAAATTTAGGCTGATTCACctaaataaaggaaaataaaaaattaattataacaataaaaatgttttaaaagcGTTACAAAAATGTGATATTTAAAAATTGTCCTAAGATAATGTCAAAGAATGCAACAAACATCTTGTAACGTTTTAATCTTCTCAATCTAACTAATAAAGAAATACGATATGCATAATGTAGTATTTAATTTAATAACAAATACAAAAAATACTACGTGTTAAAAACgttagaattaacagaatattctgttaaacaaAAAGATGAATATACTTAACATTTGACTGAATATTTCTTATAGTTTAATAGAATATcttattaattctaatatttttatcacGGTAGAGATTtagttataaaatttgatatgatatagaagtctaattaaaaaaaaaatagatacctaattaaaaatttgatgaaactataggaccaacagaataattaaacatttttagatctaactttatttatttttaattctaatatttaaatgataattttttttaagtgaaaGACTACATTAAGAGTGTAATGTTCTTTATATTTGTTGCTTGTGAAGAACTCATGGCTATATCTATTAAGttctattatattttaaattgataaagAATGCGATATAATGTGTATCACATTTTACTTAacctaaatttaaatttatcacatttttttaatataatattaaatgtcACATTTTTTCATATTGAGgaaaattttggcaaaatttaGGTTTCAAATACTTTGAAAAAAGATGCATTAAGATAACCTAATAATATGCCATTAGATTTACCGAGTCTTACGTGGCAGTATAGCAAACCCGCGGTTGCAGTTTAAGCAGATGGAGTGCGTAGCATCTGAACAAGACTGTGACTTTCCTGTGAACTCTTCCACTGTCATGTGCCCAACAGAACACTGAACATCATCAGAACATGTTCCTATCCATTTCCACATACATAAATaactactcttttctttcttatattaTATCATGTGGTAACTAATTCCCTGATTACTGTGACAATGAAATCTCACTCTTTTTAGCATCCCACATTCTCTCACTAATGTTCCCTACCTGCTCCACATTGCTGGTAAATTGAATCTTCTCTATTCACATGTTTTCCCAGGAAACAAAcatactattttaatttcttgtcataaccatcgttacaaaattaaaaaagaacttttctacttttatatatataatatataatagattagtATATAAGATTCCATGATtactaaaacaagaaaataaatgtaTACGATTAACAGGCCAGGTATGGTAACCATGCCTTTTGTGACTAACAGATTTTCTTTTCTTGCTACAGAAGTTCTTGTAGGAGAATCAGAGAGATATGATGAAGAAGAAGTTCTgggtttctttttatttcttgttcCCTGCAACAATTTCAATCATTCTTGTGCTTCTAACTCCAATTCCAAGTGCACAGTTAACACCAACTGAAAGCGGAATCCTCCTCCAAGTTCAGAAGCTACTAGAATACCCCGAAGCTCTTCAACCATGGAACAACTTCACCACCAACTTCTGCTTCCTCCTTCCATCATCAACCCTCAAGATTCTCTGCTCCAATGGCCATGTAACAGAATTAACCATTATTGGAAACAGAGGTTCTTCTTTGAGTCATCATCATCAAGATCAAGAAGCTCCTACTCTTTCTGAAAGATTCTCAATTCATGAACTTTTAGTTCTGCTGTCAAGGCTTTCAAATTTGAAGGCTTTGTCTTTGGTTTCACTTGGTCTGTGGGGTCATTTACCATCTGAGATTAACCGGTTCGGATCGATCGAATCCATGAATTTAAGCTCAAACTTCATCTATGGAAAAATCCCATCATCAATTTCTTCTATGAGGACACTTAAGAGtcttgttcttgctcataatcTCCTCAATGGAACTATACCTGATCTAACAATGCTATCTTCTCTTCAAGAACTCGACTTGGGCTTCAATGGTTTCGGCCCAGAGTTCCCTTCATTGAGCAAGAACATTGTGAAGATTATCTTAAGAAACAACTCTTTCACATCCCAAATTCCTTCAGAACTCATCAAATTTCAAAGGCTTCAACAATTTGACATCTCTAACAATGGAATTTTCGGAACCAttcctttgtttttgttctctcttccttctcttcaGTACTTAAACTTGGCATCAAACCAATTAAGCGGCTCACTCTCTCTGAACACAACCTGTGGTTCTGTTCTAACTTTTGTTGATGTCTCATACAACCTTTTAACAGGAAACTTGCCATCTTGCTTCGCTTCCAAGTCATCGAATCGAACCATAATGTATTCGAGGAATTGTGTGTCAGCAATGAGATTGAGTGATCAGTATCCTGCTTCATATTGCGAGGGAGTGATGGATGCCTTGACGGCTAAATCACCAGTTCGAGGCCGGAAGGAGGAGTCAGAGATTCATCTAGGCCTAGTTCTTGGTGTTCTTGGAGTTGCTACAGGAGTTGCTGGGCTTGTGGCTCTTCTCATTCTGTTCATCTCGAAGAAGTACAAAGCAAAAAGTGCCAAAAAGGATATCATTGATAACAAATCTGCTGCTGATAAATTTCACATCAATCTATATCCAGGACCAAAAATTGTTGCAAGTatggtaaaaaaaaatttgtgcacatgttattattattctttttttattttgttaatgtttttaactttttatcatAGTTTCATTCCTCAAGAGGTGGTTTACATGTTCCTTAGCCCATGTCAATTACGTATCTCATAACTGTTCTGGTGACTAATTTTTATTGTGCACATAAACTGTAGTCTTAGTctcgaattattttttttttaccttcgGAAATTAAATAGGATGTGCTACTGAAAGAATGAGTCTAGCAGCACTTGGATTGCCACCATATTGCAATTTCACATCAGATGAAATTGGAGATGCAACAAACAACTTTCGCCAATCAAATTTAATAGGAGAAGGATCACAGGGACAGGTAAAAACAATATTTAATATGAAGTGTTTGTCTGTGAGTCTATATTGAGCCCTCAAGACCAATTTTTAATGCCATTTTCTCTTGTTATATTTACACAGCTATATAAGGGCAAGCTCATGGATGGTTCAATGGTCCTTGTTAACCGTTTAAGGGTAAAGCAGAAGAGTTTGAACAGCAACAGTATGCAGAACTTGAAGAAGGTGTTGCCAAATTTAAGGCATAGGAATTTGGTTAGTGTTTTAGGACATTGCTTCATTACTTGTCAGGACCATCCCCAAACTAGAAGCACAATCTTCATTGTATTTGAGCACATCCCAAATTTGTCATCCTTAAGGGACCATCTTACAGGTAAGCATTTACACACACACACGATACTAAACGCAAATACTTCCTCTATTTCTTTAGTATCTTTTTGGTCTTTTGGGAATTAACTATTATTTCtattcataaaaatttaaaatattaacaaatttatgtataaataaacaaaactaaTTTTGTAATTATGAATGACGAAAAACTGTCTATTTTTATccgtaaaaaatttaaattattcataaatttacacaaatgaaattaaaattttagtacaTTTTATCACATAAAAACCATTTTTCATGAGTATAACTAGTTTTGttcatttataattaaatttgtccgcattttaaagttttataattataaatgatAGTTTATTCTTTTGCGGTTCCTTTTTCTAGAAAtagttctaaaaattttaaatgcgaTACTACCTCTATTTCGTTTGCTATGTTTCAAAATCCATCTAGATACAATGATCATAGATAGGATAACCAAAAGTAATGCGAGTGGAGGGTGTATTTGAATGACCAAAAAAGCGTAACATGGAAATTTATTTGACAGATAGGATAAGAAGGGAAACGCTGAAATGGCCACAAAGAATGGCAATAAGCATAGGCATTGCAAGAGGAATCCAGTTCTTACACACAGGAATTACTCCTGGCATCTATGGCAACAATTTAAGGATTGAGAACATTCTGTTAGATAATAGTCTCAATCCAAAAGTCAGTGGATACAGTATTCCATTGCCATCAAAGGTTAGAAACAAATTATACTTAATTTGACCAACTCTTTCATTCATATATATTTCCATGAGTGTGATCTCCTATTCTCCTGTATAGTTGGACAGTATTACACACAacactattttatttttgaaattatataCTAATCTCTCTTGGGTTTAGATTATATGAAACTTGAACACCCCTTTATTTTGTAAAATGTGATATTAATCTCCCTTATAAGTTATGATGCCAGGGTGGTTTGTTAAGCATGTAATTTTACCATGTATTCATCTACTATCTCATTTT
Encoded here:
- the LOC112750194 gene encoding probable LRR receptor-like serine/threonine-protein kinase At1g14390, with amino-acid sequence MMKKKFWVSFYFLFPATISIILVLLTPIPSAQLTPTESGILLQVQKLLEYPEALQPWNNFTTNFCFLLPSSTLKILCSNGHVTELTIIGNRGSSLSHHHQDQEAPTLSERFSIHELLVLLSRLSNLKALSLVSLGLWGHLPSEINRFGSIESMNLSSNFIYGKIPSSISSMRTLKSLVLAHNLLNGTIPDLTMLSSLQELDLGFNGFGPEFPSLSKNIVKIILRNNSFTSQIPSELIKFQRLQQFDISNNGIFGTIPLFLFSLPSLQYLNLASNQLSGSLSLNTTCGSVLTFVDVSYNLLTGNLPSCFASKSSNRTIMYSRNCVSAMRLSDQYPASYCEGVMDALTAKSPVRGRKEESEIHLGLVLGVLGVATGVAGLVALLILFISKKYKAKSAKKDIIDNKSAADKFHINLYPGPKIVARCATERMSLAALGLPPYCNFTSDEIGDATNNFRQSNLIGEGSQGQLYKGKLMDGSMVLVNRLRVKQKSLNSNSMQNLKKVLPNLRHRNLVSVLGHCFITCQDHPQTRSTIFIVFEHIPNLSSLRDHLTDRIRRETLKWPQRMAISIGIARGIQFLHTGITPGIYGNNLRIENILLDNSLNPKVSGYSIPLPSKKGVDRRQNQQCVPSVSGRCSNEEKEDIYQLGVILIQIITGKLITSSGELEELKDELERGLSEAASSTPRLIVDPSLRGNYVYESVRTALQITINCLSKVTINRPSIEDVLWNLQYSMQVQEARSSSGNSPRL